A DNA window from Pedomonas mirosovicensis contains the following coding sequences:
- a CDS encoding LysR family transcriptional regulator codes for MVEIYLIRYFIAVIEAGGFTKAAASLNITQPTLSAGIRKLEEGLGVTLFERSGRRVFLTPAGTRFLVRAREIMQLCNVAAREVAETEQATVARLGVLVTIPASLMAALVAECRRSPTALPLDLVEGTEHELANRLKDGSLDFALTLDRGENPGVAVSPVFEEGYALALSASHPLADRPVLSAEDVMHEPMIVRQRCEVLSETSRHFTDRNVRPRFTFRSVSDERVLALVGGGAGHHRDARKLCPPGGRPHTARGLQPAPPPRAAALPRHGRTVCRRSRPPAGGGGLRSVWAGCQVICLQGGLGPSRLFGESPKQK; via the coding sequence ATGGTTGAAATCTACCTGATTCGGTACTTCATCGCAGTGATCGAGGCGGGCGGCTTCACCAAGGCCGCCGCCAGCCTCAACATCACCCAGCCCACCCTGTCAGCGGGCATCCGCAAGCTGGAGGAGGGGCTGGGCGTCACCCTGTTTGAGCGCTCCGGCCGCCGCGTGTTCCTCACCCCCGCAGGCACCCGGTTTCTGGTCAGGGCGCGCGAGATCATGCAGCTGTGCAACGTGGCGGCGCGGGAGGTGGCTGAGACCGAACAGGCGACCGTTGCCCGGCTCGGCGTGCTGGTGACCATCCCCGCGAGCCTGATGGCGGCGCTGGTGGCGGAGTGCCGTCGCTCCCCCACAGCCCTGCCGCTCGATCTGGTGGAGGGCACCGAGCATGAGCTGGCCAACCGCCTCAAGGACGGCAGCCTGGACTTCGCCCTGACGCTGGATCGGGGCGAGAACCCCGGCGTGGCCGTAAGCCCGGTGTTCGAGGAGGGCTATGCCCTGGCGCTGTCCGCATCCCACCCGCTGGCGGATCGGCCGGTGCTCAGCGCCGAAGACGTGATGCACGAACCCATGATTGTGCGCCAGCGCTGCGAAGTGCTCTCCGAAACCAGCCGCCATTTCACCGATCGCAACGTGCGCCCGCGTTTCACCTTCCGCTCCGTCAGCGACGAGCGGGTGCTGGCGCTGGTGGGGGGCGGGGCTGGGCATCACCGTGATGCCCGAAAGCTATGCCCACCCGGAGGTCGTCCGCATACCGCTCGCGGGCTTCAACCAGCGCCGCCGCCTCGTGCTGCTGCGCTCCCCCGCCACGGCCGGACTGTCTGCCGAAGATCACGTCCGCCCGCTGGTGGAGGCGGTCTCCGCAGTGTTTGGGCAGGCTGTCAGGTAATTTGTCTGCAGGGAGGTCTCGGACCCTCGCGGTTATTTGGAGAATCTCCGAAACAAAAATAA
- a CDS encoding DUF2239 family protein, translating into MIDALAASYTAFEGHRRLATGSLFEAARAAKQALARDEHAPILIFHNATSRQAEVDFRGTEEDVLARLPAEEPVPARDTAAPAPDAPRGPGRPKLGVVAREVTLLPRQWEWLNSQPGGASVALRKLVDEARRRHEATDRRRALQEAVDRFLLAMAGNLPHYEEATRAFYAKDQLRFEAATADWPADIRAHVLWLIEASEADYWVQ; encoded by the coding sequence ATGATTGATGCGCTCGCCGCCAGCTACACCGCCTTCGAGGGCCACCGCCGCCTTGCCACCGGCTCGCTGTTTGAGGCCGCCCGCGCCGCCAAACAGGCGCTGGCACGGGATGAGCACGCGCCCATCCTCATCTTCCACAACGCCACCAGCCGGCAGGCCGAGGTGGATTTTCGCGGCACTGAAGAAGACGTGCTCGCCCGCCTCCCCGCCGAGGAACCCGTCCCAGCCCGTGATACCGCCGCTCCCGCACCTGATGCGCCGCGCGGCCCCGGCCGCCCCAAACTCGGCGTCGTCGCGCGGGAAGTCACCCTCCTGCCCCGCCAGTGGGAGTGGCTGAACAGCCAGCCCGGCGGCGCATCGGTTGCCCTCCGCAAGCTGGTGGACGAAGCCCGCCGCCGCCACGAAGCCACCGACCGCCGCCGCGCGCTTCAGGAAGCGGTGGACCGCTTCCTCCTCGCCATGGCGGGCAACCTGCCGCACTACGAAGAGGCAACGCGCGCCTTCTACGCCAAGGACCAGCTGCGCTTCGAGGCCGCCACCGCCGACTGGCCCGCCGACATCCGCGCGCACGTGCTCTGGCTCATCGAGGCTTCCGAGGCGGATTACTGGGTGCAGTGA
- a CDS encoding carboxyl transferase domain-containing protein, protein MAKSKRALSPVSEARSNSDVMRELVADLKEKIAAIAEGGSPEAREKHIKRGKLLPRERVERLLDPGTPFLEFSQLAAYEVYDDVIPAAGIITGIGQIAGRLCVIVCNDATVKGGTYYPLTVKKHLRAQEIARENHLPCIYLVDSGGANLPNQDEVFPDRDHFGRIFYNQANMSAAGIPQIAVVMGSCTAGGAYVPAMSDEAVIVQNQGTIFLGGPPLVKAATGEVVSAEDLGGGDVHARQSGVADHLARNDAHALDIARKIVNTLPAPRVPDVAVRQPVEPKFSPESLYDIIPADSRTPYDVRDVIARVTDGSVLDEFKPLYGTTLVTGFAHIWGMPVGIIANNGILFSESALKGAHFVELCCQRKIPLLFLQNITGFMVGQRYENAGIAKDGAKLVTAVACTQVPKITVIIGGSFGAGNYGMCGRAYSPRFLYMWPNARISVMGGEQAANVLATVRRDNLEAKGKRWPQSEEEAFKAPIREQYERQGHPYYASARLWDDGVIDPAETRNVVGLSLSAALNAPVPATRFGVFRM, encoded by the coding sequence ATGGCAAAGAGTAAGCGGGCGTTATCCCCTGTTTCCGAAGCGCGCAGCAACAGCGACGTGATGCGCGAACTGGTGGCCGACCTGAAGGAAAAGATTGCGGCCATCGCCGAGGGCGGCTCGCCGGAAGCGCGGGAGAAACACATCAAGCGCGGCAAGCTGCTGCCCAGGGAACGGGTGGAGCGGCTGCTGGACCCCGGCACGCCGTTCCTCGAGTTCTCCCAGCTTGCGGCCTATGAGGTCTACGACGACGTGATCCCGGCGGCCGGCATCATCACCGGCATCGGGCAGATCGCGGGCCGCCTGTGCGTGATCGTGTGCAACGACGCGACCGTGAAGGGCGGCACCTACTACCCGCTCACGGTCAAGAAGCACCTGCGGGCGCAGGAGATCGCACGGGAGAACCACCTCCCCTGCATCTACCTTGTCGACTCCGGCGGGGCGAACCTGCCCAACCAGGACGAGGTCTTCCCCGACCGGGACCACTTCGGCCGCATCTTCTACAACCAGGCGAACATGTCCGCCGCGGGCATTCCGCAGATCGCGGTGGTGATGGGCTCCTGCACGGCGGGCGGGGCCTATGTGCCCGCCATGTCGGACGAAGCCGTGATCGTGCAGAACCAGGGCACCATCTTTCTTGGCGGCCCGCCGCTGGTGAAGGCGGCGACCGGCGAGGTGGTGAGCGCGGAAGACCTTGGCGGCGGCGACGTGCATGCCCGCCAGTCGGGCGTGGCCGATCATTTGGCCCGCAACGACGCCCACGCGCTCGATATCGCCCGCAAGATCGTGAACACCCTGCCCGCCCCGCGCGTGCCGGACGTGGCGGTGCGCCAGCCCGTCGAGCCCAAGTTCAGCCCGGAGAGCCTCTACGACATCATCCCCGCCGACAGCCGCACGCCCTATGATGTGCGGGACGTGATCGCGAGGGTTACGGACGGCTCGGTACTGGACGAGTTCAAGCCGCTCTACGGTACCACGCTGGTGACGGGCTTTGCCCACATCTGGGGCATGCCGGTCGGCATCATCGCCAACAACGGCATCCTGTTCTCGGAGAGCGCGCTGAAAGGCGCGCACTTCGTCGAGCTGTGCTGCCAGCGGAAAATTCCGCTGCTGTTCCTCCAGAACATCACCGGCTTCATGGTGGGGCAACGTTACGAGAACGCCGGCATCGCCAAGGATGGGGCCAAGCTGGTCACGGCCGTCGCCTGCACGCAGGTGCCCAAGATCACCGTCATCATCGGCGGCTCGTTCGGCGCGGGCAATTACGGCATGTGCGGCCGGGCCTACAGCCCCCGCTTCCTCTACATGTGGCCCAACGCTCGCATCTCGGTGATGGGCGGCGAGCAGGCGGCCAACGTGCTCGCCACCGTCCGCCGCGACAACCTGGAAGCCAAGGGCAAGCGCTGGCCGCAAAGCGAGGAGGAAGCCTTCAAGGCGCCCATCCGTGAGCAATATGAACGGCAGGGTCATCCCTATTACGCCAGCGCGCGTTTGTGGGATGACGGCGTGATCGATCCCGCCGAGACCCGCAACGTCGTCGGCCTGTCGCTCTCCGCCGCGCTGAACGCGCCGGTTCCGGCGACACGGTTCGGTGTGTTCCGTATGTAA
- a CDS encoding response regulator — protein MRILVVEDEPTLQRQLKGALETAGYAVDAASDGEDGHFLGSTESYDAIVLDLGLPKMDGLAVLDSWRREGLAMPVLVLTARDSWSDKVAGLDAGADDYLAKPFQIEELLARLRALIRRTSGHATSEIEVGPMLLDTRSSRVTVNGEPVRLTAQEYKLLAYLVHHKGKVVSRTELTEHIYDQDFDRDSNTIEVFVTRIRKKLGVDLIRTVRGLGYCLEDPGSA, from the coding sequence ATGCGTATTCTGGTGGTGGAAGACGAGCCGACGCTGCAGCGCCAGCTGAAGGGCGCGCTTGAGACGGCAGGCTATGCTGTCGATGCCGCCAGCGACGGCGAGGACGGGCACTTCCTCGGCTCCACCGAATCCTACGACGCCATCGTGCTCGACCTCGGCCTGCCCAAGATGGACGGGCTTGCCGTGCTGGACTCCTGGCGGCGGGAAGGCCTTGCCATGCCGGTTCTGGTGCTGACCGCCCGCGACAGCTGGTCCGACAAGGTGGCAGGATTGGATGCGGGGGCGGACGACTACCTGGCCAAGCCATTCCAGATCGAGGAGCTGCTGGCCCGCCTGCGCGCGCTGATCCGTCGTACCAGCGGCCATGCCACCTCGGAGATCGAGGTGGGGCCCATGCTGCTGGACACTCGTTCCAGCCGCGTGACGGTGAACGGCGAGCCGGTGCGGCTGACGGCGCAGGAATACAAGCTGCTGGCCTATCTGGTGCACCACAAGGGCAAGGTGGTCTCCCGCACCGAGCTGACCGAGCACATCTACGACCAGGATTTCGACCGGGATTCGAACACCATCGAGGTGTTCGTCACCCGCATCCGCAAGAAGCTGGGCGTTGATCTGATCCGGACCGTCCGGGGGCTGGGCTATTGCCTTGAAGACCCCGGCTCGGCCTGA
- a CDS encoding sensor histidine kinase, producing the protein MIGQKHQLHFLLFQPGSLSRRLVLMAAAWIIPMLMAGGFALDRVLADNLTQGFDTQLRQFLRSSIAAAEIDPTGEVRSTRPLGDQRFFEPYSGLYWQVSAPGKTPFRSRSLWDRALPYNPNVPAKDGTIRTITVFGGEELRIAERDAVLPGSNTVFRFAVAIRVNELHAQIAAYRRVLIWSLSILALGLLTMGALLATYGLSPLRQVRKALAQIRSGAATRIDGARFPPEILPLVEEMNALLDHTEAQAEHARTHAGNLAHALKTPMSVLMNEAQDGNSAALRETVLSQVALMRRHVDHHLARARVLGRRADIRARTPVWPSLLSLKRALERIYVEKDFQVEIEGDSTLEFRGERQDLEEMLGNLLDNAAKYGRGHARVTVKPDTDEGQQRFLRIVIEDNGPGIPVESWSLLFERGVRLDQSSKGTGIGLAIVRDIADIMGGKVWLDQSEDLGGLAVVLVLPRAASA; encoded by the coding sequence GTGATCGGCCAGAAGCACCAGCTCCATTTTCTGCTGTTTCAGCCTGGGTCGCTGTCGCGGCGACTGGTTCTCATGGCGGCGGCGTGGATCATCCCCATGCTGATGGCGGGCGGCTTCGCGCTTGACCGGGTGCTGGCGGACAACCTCACCCAAGGCTTCGATACCCAGCTGCGCCAGTTCCTGCGCTCGTCCATCGCGGCGGCGGAGATCGATCCCACCGGCGAGGTTCGCAGTACGCGCCCGCTGGGGGACCAGCGCTTCTTCGAACCCTATTCGGGCCTCTACTGGCAGGTCTCCGCGCCGGGGAAAACGCCGTTCCGCTCCCGCTCGCTGTGGGACCGGGCCTTGCCCTACAACCCGAACGTGCCCGCCAAGGATGGAACGATCCGCACCATCACCGTCTTCGGTGGGGAGGAGCTGCGGATCGCCGAGCGCGACGCCGTGCTGCCGGGCTCGAACACGGTGTTCCGCTTCGCCGTCGCCATCCGGGTCAACGAGCTGCACGCGCAAATCGCCGCCTACCGGCGGGTGCTCATCTGGTCGCTGTCCATCCTGGCGCTGGGCTTGCTCACCATGGGCGCGCTGCTTGCCACCTATGGCCTCAGCCCGCTCAGGCAGGTGCGAAAGGCGCTGGCGCAGATCCGCTCGGGCGCGGCGACGCGCATCGACGGGGCCCGGTTTCCGCCCGAGATTCTGCCGCTGGTGGAGGAGATGAACGCGCTGCTCGACCACACCGAGGCGCAGGCGGAGCACGCCCGCACCCACGCCGGCAATCTGGCCCATGCGCTGAAGACGCCCATGAGCGTGCTGATGAACGAGGCGCAGGACGGCAACAGCGCGGCCCTGCGCGAGACGGTGCTGTCGCAGGTGGCCCTGATGCGCCGCCACGTGGATCACCACCTGGCGCGCGCGCGCGTCCTCGGCCGCCGGGCTGATATTCGCGCCCGCACGCCCGTGTGGCCATCGCTCCTCAGCCTCAAGCGGGCGCTGGAGCGGATTTACGTGGAGAAGGATTTCCAGGTGGAGATCGAGGGCGATTCCACGCTGGAATTTCGCGGCGAGCGGCAGGACTTGGAGGAGATGCTGGGCAATCTCCTCGACAATGCGGCCAAATATGGCCGGGGCCACGCCCGGGTGACGGTAAAGCCGGATACGGACGAAGGACAGCAGCGTTTCCTGCGTATTGTCATTGAGGACAATGGCCCCGGCATCCCGGTGGAATCGTGGAGCCTGCTGTTCGAACGCGGCGTGCGGCTCGACCAGAGCTCCAAGGGCACCGGCATCGGCCTGGCCATTGTGCGGGACATTGCGGACATCATGGGCGGCAAGGTCTGGCTCGATCAGTCCGAAGACCTGGGCGGTCTTGCCGTGGTGCTGGTGCTGCCCCGCGCGGCCAGCGCCTGA
- a CDS encoding RT0821/Lpp0805 family surface protein encodes MQFRGSSRWALVPLVALALPLSACEEYGTKEGIGTLAGAGLGAWAGSAIDNDGSGGVIAIAAGTLIGGFLGNQVGRGLDKADRLEAERAQYQALEYGRSGTRTEWQNPDSGHSGWVEAKPAYQNDNGQNCREYTHTVNIGGKQEQAYGTACRQADGTWKVVNG; translated from the coding sequence ATGCAGTTTCGGGGGTCTTCGCGTTGGGCGCTGGTGCCGCTGGTCGCCTTGGCTCTGCCGTTGTCGGCATGCGAGGAATACGGCACGAAGGAAGGCATCGGCACGCTGGCGGGTGCAGGCCTTGGCGCCTGGGCCGGTTCGGCCATCGATAATGACGGTTCGGGCGGCGTGATCGCCATTGCGGCCGGCACGCTGATCGGCGGTTTCCTCGGCAATCAGGTCGGCCGCGGGCTCGACAAGGCCGACCGGCTGGAGGCCGAGCGCGCCCAGTATCAAGCGCTGGAATACGGCCGCTCGGGCACCCGCACCGAATGGCAGAACCCGGACAGCGGCCACAGCGGCTGGGTTGAAGCCAAGCCGGCCTACCAGAACGACAACGGCCAGAACTGCCGCGAATATACCCATACGGTGAACATCGGCGGCAAGCAGGAACAGGCCTACGGCACTGCCTGCCGCCAGGCCGATGGCACCTGGAAGGTGGTCAACGGCTAA
- a CDS encoding ABC-F family ATP-binding cassette domain-containing protein: protein MSAPILSLESIGVQRGEGWLFRSLDLFIGERDRLALVGRNGAGKSTLLSVIAGQLELDEGRRVVRPRARVVLLEQDPPVERFPTLRDFALSQGDQPQPPEPHEVAKVAEELGVDLDRPAATASGGEKRRAAIARALALDPDILLLDEPTNHLDLAAIAWLEGRLRQFSGAFVVISHDRMFLSRLTRSTLWLDRGMVRRADVGFGGFEAWQEKAEEEEAKAAERLDAKLKLELHWLQRGVTARRRRNQGRLRKLQEMRAQRRAMTGPQGVANLSLNESEQKSKTVIDAQNVTIAFGERTILKNLNLKIQKGDRIGIVGPNGVGKTTLLKLLTGELEPTEGEIRIAKTLDRVVVDQARRLLEPGKSVRDILADGGDWIEVNGSKKHVAGYLKEFLFDPGLVDAKIETLSGGEQSRILLAREFARPSNLLVLDEPTNDLDLETLDLLQEIISEYQGTVLLVSHDRDFLDRTVTMVIGLDGSGKADIVVGGYSDWEAKRQPEASNVRSISDAKKSAAPAPAAPKKQTKLSYKDQRELDNLPAEIEQLGTKIQELEATLADPELYTKNPDKFAKFSADLEATRNKLAEREERWLELEELAESLSS, encoded by the coding sequence ATGTCTGCCCCTATTCTTTCTCTTGAGTCCATCGGTGTACAGCGCGGCGAAGGGTGGCTTTTCCGTTCGCTGGATCTGTTCATCGGAGAAAGGGACCGTCTCGCCCTCGTGGGTCGCAACGGCGCGGGCAAGTCGACCCTGCTCAGCGTGATCGCCGGCCAACTGGAGCTGGATGAAGGCCGCCGCGTGGTGCGTCCGCGCGCCCGCGTCGTGCTGCTGGAGCAGGATCCGCCGGTGGAGCGATTCCCCACCCTGCGGGACTTCGCGCTGAGCCAGGGCGACCAGCCCCAGCCGCCGGAGCCGCACGAGGTGGCGAAAGTCGCCGAGGAACTGGGCGTTGATCTCGACCGGCCCGCCGCAACCGCGTCCGGCGGCGAGAAGCGCCGCGCCGCCATCGCCCGCGCGCTCGCGCTCGACCCCGACATCCTGCTGCTGGACGAGCCCACCAACCATCTCGACCTTGCCGCCATCGCCTGGCTGGAAGGGCGGCTGCGCCAGTTCTCCGGCGCCTTCGTCGTCATCAGCCACGACCGCATGTTCCTCTCCCGCCTCACCCGTTCCACCCTGTGGCTCGACCGGGGCATGGTGCGCCGGGCGGACGTGGGCTTCGGCGGCTTCGAGGCCTGGCAGGAAAAGGCGGAGGAAGAGGAAGCCAAGGCTGCCGAGCGGCTGGACGCGAAACTCAAGCTGGAGTTGCACTGGCTCCAGCGTGGCGTCACCGCCCGGCGCCGCCGCAACCAGGGCCGCCTCCGCAAGCTTCAGGAAATGCGCGCGCAACGCCGCGCCATGACCGGGCCGCAGGGCGTCGCCAACCTGTCGCTGAATGAATCCGAGCAGAAGTCCAAAACCGTCATCGACGCGCAGAACGTCACCATCGCCTTCGGCGAGCGGACGATCCTGAAAAACCTCAACCTCAAGATCCAGAAGGGCGACCGCATCGGCATCGTCGGCCCCAATGGCGTTGGCAAGACGACGCTGCTCAAGCTCCTCACCGGCGAGCTGGAGCCGACCGAAGGCGAAATCCGCATCGCCAAGACGCTCGACCGGGTTGTGGTCGACCAAGCGCGCCGCCTGCTCGAGCCCGGCAAGTCCGTGCGCGACATTCTGGCCGACGGCGGCGACTGGATCGAAGTGAACGGCAGCAAAAAACACGTGGCCGGGTATCTGAAGGAGTTCCTGTTCGACCCCGGCCTCGTGGATGCGAAAATCGAAACCCTCTCGGGCGGCGAGCAATCCCGCATTCTCCTCGCGCGCGAATTTGCCCGCCCCTCCAACCTGCTGGTGCTCGACGAGCCGACCAACGATCTTGACCTCGAGACGCTGGATCTCCTGCAGGAAATCATTTCGGAATATCAGGGCACGGTGCTGCTGGTCAGCCACGATCGCGACTTCCTTGACCGCACCGTCACCATGGTCATCGGCCTCGATGGCTCGGGCAAGGCGGACATCGTGGTCGGCGGCTATTCGGACTGGGAAGCCAAGCGCCAGCCGGAGGCCTCCAACGTCCGCTCCATCAGCGACGCGAAGAAGTCCGCCGCCCCTGCCCCGGCCGCGCCCAAGAAGCAGACCAAGCTTTCCTACAAGGACCAGCGCGAGCTGGACAACCTGCCCGCTGAAATCGAGCAGCTGGGCACGAAGATTCAGGAGCTGGAAGCCACGCTCGCCGACCCCGAGCTTTACACCAAGAACCCCGACAAGTTCGCCAAGTTCTCGGCCGATCTGGAAGCCACGCGCAACAAGCTGGCCGAGCGGGAGGAACGCTGGCTGGAGCTGGAAGAACTGGCCGAAAGCCTCTCTAGCTGA
- a CDS encoding PepSY domain-containing protein, translated as MKNRRLLPFCMIAPAMCLAAFTPLPGTYSRVMVRTAEQDAAYRGVSSGQMLSLDQVRAIVARKIKGEYMGVEIDDGALQEGAYVYRLTYRRPNGAIVRVDVDAQNGRILGIHGR; from the coding sequence ATGAAAAACCGCCGACTTCTTCCCTTCTGCATGATTGCTCCGGCCATGTGCCTGGCGGCGTTCACGCCTCTGCCCGGCACCTATAGCCGGGTCATGGTTCGCACGGCGGAGCAGGATGCCGCCTATCGGGGGGTCAGCTCAGGTCAGATGCTCTCGCTCGACCAGGTGCGTGCGATCGTCGCGCGCAAGATCAAGGGCGAGTACATGGGCGTGGAGATTGACGATGGCGCTTTGCAAGAAGGCGCCTATGTCTATCGTCTGACCTATCGCCGGCCGAACGGAGCGATTGTCCGGGTGGACGTGGATGCCCAGAACGGGCGCATCCTCGGCATTCACGGCCGCTAA
- a CDS encoding 3-hydroxybutyrate dehydrogenase, whose protein sequence is MANAANLISLDSLKGKTAAVTGSTSGIGLAVAEAFAGAGCNVALSGLGDAAANEALRARLEQQYGVRVTLNSGDLSKPAEVKAYIEDAIAAFGSIDILVNNAGVQFVSAVEEFPDDKWELILALNLSSAFYATKAALPGMKARGWGRIINIASAHGLVASPFKSAYVAAKHGIMGLTKTVALECAETGITCTAICPGFVNTPLVQGQIRDQAKVHGMPEEKVVREVILASQPSKRFVEPEEIAAMALFLCSPAGASITGVPVSVDGGWTAR, encoded by the coding sequence ATGGCCAATGCCGCGAACCTGATATCCCTCGACTCGCTGAAGGGAAAAACCGCCGCCGTCACCGGCAGCACCAGCGGCATCGGGCTGGCGGTGGCCGAGGCATTCGCCGGGGCCGGCTGCAACGTGGCGCTGAGCGGCCTTGGCGATGCCGCGGCCAACGAGGCCCTGCGCGCCCGGCTGGAGCAGCAGTATGGCGTGCGCGTCACCCTCAACAGCGGCGATCTCTCCAAGCCCGCCGAGGTGAAGGCCTACATCGAGGATGCCATCGCCGCCTTCGGCAGCATTGATATTCTGGTGAACAACGCGGGCGTCCAGTTCGTCTCTGCGGTGGAGGAGTTCCCCGACGACAAGTGGGAGCTGATCCTCGCCCTCAACCTCTCCTCCGCCTTCTATGCCACCAAGGCAGCGCTGCCGGGCATGAAGGCGCGCGGCTGGGGCCGCATCATCAACATCGCCTCGGCCCACGGGCTGGTCGCCTCCCCCTTCAAGTCGGCCTACGTGGCGGCCAAGCACGGCATCATGGGTCTCACCAAGACCGTGGCGCTGGAATGCGCCGAGACCGGCATCACCTGCACCGCCATTTGCCCCGGCTTCGTCAACACGCCGCTGGTCCAAGGCCAGATTCGCGATCAGGCCAAGGTCCACGGCATGCCGGAGGAGAAGGTGGTGCGGGAGGTGATTCTCGCCTCCCAGCCCTCCAAGCGGTTCGTCGAGCCGGAGGAGATCGCCGCCATGGCCCTGTTCCTGTGCTCGCCCGCGGGCGCATCCATCACCGGCGTTCCGGTGTCGGTCGACGGCGGCTGGACCGCCCGTTAA
- a CDS encoding polyhydroxyalkanoate depolymerase, producing MLYEWYEFQKQALAQASALAKVGSSLWQNPLNPMAYTNAGNMVAAALDVFAHSTQPYGKPKFGLHETVIDGRPVMVHEEIVLRLPFGQLKRFRRDTDRQDPKVLVVAPMSGHFATLLRGTVAEMLPDHDVTITDWRDAKCVPLSDGRFDLDDYIDYVIRFLEEIGEGAHVIAVCQPSVPVFAAVALMSEGGHPATPRSLTMMGGPIDTRQNPTAVNDLAVNRPLAWFEQNVIATVPAHHPGAGRRVYPGFLQLAGFMSMNLGDHLMSHWEMFNHLVDGDGESAEAKKKFYEEYRAVADMTAEFYLQTVEAVFQDHLLPKGELHYRGERLVDPAKIKKTALLAVEGERDDISGLGQTKAALTLATGLAKARKKYFMAEGVGHYGIFNGRTWRDRIAPVVKDWIARHNG from the coding sequence ATGCTGTACGAGTGGTATGAGTTCCAGAAACAGGCGCTGGCCCAGGCGAGCGCCCTGGCCAAGGTGGGCTCAAGCCTGTGGCAGAACCCGCTCAACCCCATGGCCTACACCAACGCGGGCAACATGGTTGCCGCCGCGCTCGACGTGTTCGCCCACTCCACCCAGCCTTACGGCAAGCCGAAGTTCGGGCTTCATGAGACCGTTATCGATGGCCGGCCGGTCATGGTGCATGAGGAAATCGTGCTGCGCCTGCCGTTCGGCCAGCTGAAGCGTTTTCGCCGCGACACTGACCGACAGGATCCCAAGGTATTGGTGGTCGCGCCCATGTCCGGCCACTTCGCCACGCTCCTGCGCGGCACGGTCGCCGAGATGCTGCCGGACCACGATGTCACCATCACCGACTGGCGGGACGCCAAATGCGTGCCGCTCTCCGACGGCCGGTTCGATCTGGATGATTACATCGACTATGTAATCCGCTTCCTCGAAGAGATCGGGGAGGGCGCGCATGTGATCGCCGTGTGCCAGCCTTCGGTGCCGGTGTTCGCCGCCGTGGCGCTGATGTCTGAAGGCGGCCACCCGGCGACGCCCCGCAGCCTCACCATGATGGGCGGGCCGATCGATACCCGCCAGAACCCGACCGCCGTCAACGACCTCGCCGTCAATCGCCCGCTCGCCTGGTTCGAGCAGAACGTCATCGCCACCGTGCCCGCCCACCATCCGGGCGCGGGGCGGCGGGTCTACCCCGGTTTCCTGCAACTGGCCGGGTTCATGTCGATGAACCTCGGCGATCACCTGATGAGCCACTGGGAGATGTTCAATCACCTGGTGGACGGGGACGGCGAAAGCGCCGAGGCGAAAAAGAAGTTTTACGAGGAATACCGCGCCGTTGCCGACATGACGGCGGAGTTCTACCTCCAAACGGTGGAGGCCGTGTTCCAGGACCACCTGCTGCCTAAGGGCGAACTCCACTATCGTGGCGAGCGGCTGGTCGACCCCGCCAAAATCAAGAAAACCGCGCTTCTCGCGGTGGAAGGCGAGCGGGACGATATCTCCGGCCTCGGCCAGACCAAGGCCGCGCTGACGCTCGCCACCGGCCTCGCCAAGGCCCGCAAGAAATACTTCATGGCCGAAGGCGTTGGCCACTACGGTATCTTCAACGGCCGCACCTGGCGCGACCGCATCGCCCCGGTGGTGAAGGACTGGATCGCCAGGCACAACGGCTGA
- the yaaA gene encoding peroxide stress protein YaaA yields the protein MLTLLSPAKSLDFETPLPLVEPTQPQLLARATELVGHARKLSAEDLKALMGISDALAELNVARFANFTTPFTPENARPAIYAFNGDVYTGFDVKTLDAETVDFTQGHVRILSGLYGVLRPLDLMQAYRLEMGIAFRTPQAKTLYGYWGETITQLLNDHLSGHDNRAVVNLASQEYFGAVQPKKLAAPVITPLFKERRGNQLKVISFSAKKARGQMARYICANRIDRPEALKDFAEDNYRFDPHLSDESTWLFVR from the coding sequence ATGCTGACGCTGCTTTCTCCCGCCAAGTCCCTCGATTTCGAGACGCCGCTGCCCTTGGTGGAGCCGACGCAGCCGCAGTTGCTGGCGCGGGCGACTGAGCTGGTGGGCCATGCGCGCAAGCTGTCGGCGGAGGATCTGAAAGCCTTGATGGGCATTTCGGATGCGCTGGCCGAGCTGAACGTGGCGCGATTTGCGAATTTCACGACGCCATTTACGCCGGAAAATGCCCGGCCTGCGATTTATGCGTTCAACGGCGATGTCTACACCGGCTTTGACGTGAAGACGCTGGATGCGGAGACGGTCGATTTCACACAAGGCCATGTGCGGATTCTCTCCGGCCTTTATGGCGTGCTGCGCCCGCTCGACCTGATGCAGGCTTATCGCCTTGAAATGGGCATTGCCTTCCGCACGCCGCAGGCCAAGACGCTCTACGGCTACTGGGGCGAGACCATCACGCAGCTGCTGAATGACCATCTGTCGGGGCACGACAACAGGGCTGTCGTCAACCTCGCCAGTCAGGAATACTTCGGCGCGGTGCAGCCAAAAAAGCTGGCGGCCCCGGTCATCACTCCGCTGTTCAAGGAGCGGCGAGGCAATCAGCTGAAAGTGATTTCCTTCTCCGCCAAGAAGGCGCGCGGCCAGATGGCCCGCTACATTTGCGCGAACCGCATCGACCGCCCCGAAGCGCTCAAAGACTTCGCCGAGGACAATTACCGGTTCGATCCGCACCTGTCGGATGAAAGCACCTGGCTGTTCGTGCGGTAG